Proteins from one Bombus affinis isolate iyBomAffi1 chromosome 1, iyBomAffi1.2, whole genome shotgun sequence genomic window:
- the LOC126920176 gene encoding protein phosphatase 1 regulatory subunit 12A-like isoform X2, with protein MSLESRSSSALFKRAEQLKRWEQSETNREPTQPRQVARKIKFSADCVFLAACAAGDKEEVVRLLQKGADINTGNVDGLTALHQACINDDLDMVEFLVEKGADINCGDNEGWTPLHATASCGFISIAKYLIEKGCNLAAVNYDGQLALDIAESVEMEDMLQQHISKAGIDCDQARSEEERSMLNDARAWQSGAAGKDSIHPKSGATALHVAAAKGYIDVMEILLQARCDVNAQDFDGWTPLHAAAHWGQLEACELLVENFCNMDIKNYADQTAFDIADSSILSTLEELKAKQQLLMKDHPQIINKKQPTIPKKRVSTNNENTITMQESVETFEEETPNKVKKVELEIQSDKEDSSTGTNSDVAICISCNNAAWTEATRETDMEESDGEGESETSSDSHSSTYSNQSDKSNESNHSPCLTDDEKKNRANREETAPRNISPPIDANKVPNQAPIMPPKQQTDNEEGVIPSWRRSGSFRNRVQNTEATLSSRLEDKDKTIKSPTMSNKLNTEPDVVLTRTHSFETDEKFYEQYLALRARIKAFSCPTLHCCNAATPTHTNTTTRSASLRETHRKEAKLNLELSRLPQGSNTLSPTTTSKTIVSSTLPTTTATATTATTITTTTSPIPTNQIRSVQPVEATATNNSVAVPGTPTTPGGSKLSPGNIFKNFFKSFVPPVRDEESETQRKAHAKRVRETRRSTQGVTLDEIKSAEQLVKKKQQNNEIPSTISSTQPATTTSNTASITATITTATPTTVISNKPSEELNLPERRPSWRLKVDNGSKFQLEDANNRATTLSNTDTTTAYMRRPSAGTSVPRPSSAPVETIATSSAETTVTLPLRRSLKQPEDKEQDKENDSRNAQATQAVIQRRRRPKRRSTGVVHVDMDEIDPEKQDLTAGGDYDESKINHNESGNDRTGRSNRLGSISSLSSEAPSMSVRLKSTTSENGELDYKKLYEESQAENERLKEKLRRSDEQLKEARNLLDKAQSAQNKTVLSETEKRERRAMERKLSEMEEELKQLQKLKAENERLKAENRALTRVVSKLTNTTK; from the exons gCATGTATCAATGATGATCTGGATATGGTCGAATTTTTAGTGGAAAAAGGAGCTGATATCAATTGTGGAGATAATGAAGGCTGGACACCATTGCATGCAACTGCATCTTGTGGATTTATATCTATTGCTAA ATATTTAATAGAGAAAGGATGTAATTTAGCAGCAGTTAATTATGATGGTCAATTAGCTCTTGATATTGCTGAAAGTGTTGAAATGGAAGATATGCTGCAACAACATATAAGCAAAGCTg GCATAGACTGTGATCAAGCCAGaagcgaagaagaaagatcaATGTTAAATGATGCTAGAGCATGGCAATCAGGAGCAGCTGGCAAGGATTCAATCCATCCTAAATCAGGAGCCACTGCTCTTCATGTTGCTGCTGCTAAAGGCTATATTGATGTTATGGA AATATTACTGCAAGCTAGGTGTGATGTTAATGCTCAAGATTTTGATGGTTGGACACCTTTGCATGCTGCAGCACATTGGGGACAATTAGAAGCCTGTGAACTTCTAGTGGAAAATTTTTGTAATATGGACATTAAGAATTATGCT GATCAAACTGCATTTGACATTGCTGATTCATCTATATTATCAACCCTGGAGGAATTAAAAGCAAAACAACAGTTACTAATGAAAGACCATCCACAAATTATTAATAAGAAACAGCCAACTATACCAAAGAAACG tGTATCAACAAATAACGAAAATACTATAACTATGCAAGAATCGGTAGAAACATTTGAAGAAGAGACgccaaataaagttaaaaaggTCGAATTAGAAATTCAGTCTGATAAAGAAGATTCTAGTACTGGAACAAATAGTGATGTTG CAATTTGTATTTCTTGTAACAATGCTGCATGGACAGAAGCGACACGTGAAACAGATATGGAAGAGAGTGATGGTGAAGGTGAATCTGAGACTAGCTCAGACTCACATTCTTCCACTTACTCCAATCAATCTGATAAGTCTAACGAATCAAACCACTCTCCATGTCTTACAGATGATG aaaagaaaaatagagcaAATAGAGAAGAAACAGCCCCGCGTAATATTTCGCCTCCTATCGATGCCAATAAAGTTCCTAATCag GCTCCAATAATGCCTCCAAAACAACAGACTGATAATGAAGAAGGAGTTATACCATCTTGGCGGCGATCAGGCTCTTTTAGAAATAGGGTACAAAATACAGAAGCAACTTTGTCTTCGA GGCTTGAAGATAAGGATAAAACTATTAAATCGCCGACCATGTCAAACAAACTTAATACGGAACCTGATGTCGTATTGACAAGAACGCATAGCTTTGAAACAGATGAAAA GTTTTATGAGCAGTACTTGGCATTACGAGCTCGAATCAAGGCGTTTTCTTGCCCTACTCTCCATTGCTGCAACGCAGCTACTCCTACTCACACGAATACTACGACCCGTTCTGCATCTCTACGCGAAACCCACAG AAAAGAAGCAAAATTAAACTTGGAACTCTCAAGACTGCCACAGGGAAGCAATACACTTTCACCAACAACTACATCCAAAACAATAGTGTCAAGTACACTGCCAACTACTACAGCTACAGCTACGACTGCCACAACAATAACAACTACTACAAGTCCTATTCCAACTAATCAAATACGCAG TGTTCAACCAGTGGAAGCTACAGCTACAAACAATTCAGTAGCAGTTCCTGGAACTCCCACTACACCAGGAGGGAGCAAACTAAGTCCAGGAAATATCTTCAAGAATTTCTTCAA ATCATTTGTTCCTCCTGTTCGTGATGAGGAAAGTGAAACACAAAGAAAAGCACATGCGAAAAGAGTAAGAGAAACTCGACGTTCGACTCAAGGAGTGACATTGGACGAAATCAAAAGTGCAGAACAATTAGtaaaaaagaaacaacaaaACAATGAAATTCCTTCCACAATATCTTCTACACAG CCTGCAACCACTACCAGCAATACAGCCTCGATTACAGCTACAATAACAACAGCAACTCCTACTACTGTAATTTCAAATAAACCTTCTGAAGAACTTAATTTACCTGAAAGACGACCTTCCTGGAGATTGAAAGTGGATAATGGAAGCAAG TTCCAGCTAGAAGATGCTAATAACAGAGCTACTACGCTATCTAATACAGATACCACTACAGCATATATGAGAAGACCTTCAGCGGGTACAAGTGTACCTAGACCATCATCAGCTCCGGTAGAAACTATCGCAACGAGTAGTGCAGAAACAACAGTGACATTACCACTTAGACGATCGTTAAAACAACCTGAAGATAAAG AACAAGATAAGGAAAATGATAGTAGAAATGCACAAGCTACACAAGCTGTTATACAAAGGAGACGAAGACCTAAAAGGAGATCTACTGGCGTTGTCCACGTTGATATGGAc gaaattgATCCAGAGAAACAAGACTTAACTGCTGGGGGAGATTATGATGAGTCCAAAATCAACCACAAtgag AGTGGAAATGATCGCACTGGAAGATCTAACAGGCTAGGATCTATATCATCACTATCATCAGAAGCACCTTCTATGTCAGTAAGACTAAAGTCTACAACTTCTGAAAATGGTGAATTAgattataaaaaattgtatgaagAATCTCAAGCAGAAAATGAAAGACTTAAAGAAAAGCTTAGACGGTCAGATGAACAATTAAAGGAAGCCAGAAATTTATTGGACAAAGCACAAAGTGCTCAAAATAAAACAGTTCTATCTGAAACTGAGAAAAGGGAAAGGAGAGCAATGGAAAGGAAATTGTCAGAAATGGAAGAAGAATTGAAG CAATTACAAAAGCTCAAAGCTGAAAATGAGAGATTGAAAGCCGAAAATCGGGCACTTACCCGCGTCGTATCCAAACTCACCAATACTACTAAATAG
- the LOC126920176 gene encoding protein phosphatase 1 regulatory subunit 12A-like isoform X1 — protein sequence MSLESRSSSALFKRAEQLKRWEQSETNREPTQPRQVARKIKFSADCVFLAACAAGDKEEVVRLLQKGADINTGNVDGLTALHQACINDDLDMVEFLVEKGADINCGDNEGWTPLHATASCGFISIAKYLIEKGCNLAAVNYDGQLALDIAESVEMEDMLQQHISKAGIDCDQARSEEERSMLNDARAWQSGAAGKDSIHPKSGATALHVAAAKGYIDVMEILLQARCDVNAQDFDGWTPLHAAAHWGQLEACELLVENFCNMDIKNYADQTAFDIADSSILSTLEELKAKQQLLMKDHPQIINKKQPTIPKKRVSTNNENTITMQESVETFEEETPNKVKKVELEIQSDKEDSSTGTNSDVAICISCNNAAWTEATRETDMEESDGEGESETSSDSHSSTYSNQSDKSNESNHSPCLTDDEKKNRANREETAPRNISPPIDANKVPNQAPIMPPKQQTDNEEGVIPSWRRSGSFRNRVQNTEATLSSRLEDKDKTIKSPTMSNKLNTEPDVVLTRTHSFETDEKFYEQYLALRARIKAFSCPTLHCCNAATPTHTNTTTRSASLRETHRRKEAKLNLELSRLPQGSNTLSPTTTSKTIVSSTLPTTTATATTATTITTTTSPIPTNQIRSVQPVEATATNNSVAVPGTPTTPGGSKLSPGNIFKNFFKSFVPPVRDEESETQRKAHAKRVRETRRSTQGVTLDEIKSAEQLVKKKQQNNEIPSTISSTQPATTTSNTASITATITTATPTTVISNKPSEELNLPERRPSWRLKVDNGSKFQLEDANNRATTLSNTDTTTAYMRRPSAGTSVPRPSSAPVETIATSSAETTVTLPLRRSLKQPEDKEQDKENDSRNAQATQAVIQRRRRPKRRSTGVVHVDMDEIDPEKQDLTAGGDYDESKINHNESGNDRTGRSNRLGSISSLSSEAPSMSVRLKSTTSENGELDYKKLYEESQAENERLKEKLRRSDEQLKEARNLLDKAQSAQNKTVLSETEKRERRAMERKLSEMEEELKQLQKLKAENERLKAENRALTRVVSKLTNTTK from the exons gCATGTATCAATGATGATCTGGATATGGTCGAATTTTTAGTGGAAAAAGGAGCTGATATCAATTGTGGAGATAATGAAGGCTGGACACCATTGCATGCAACTGCATCTTGTGGATTTATATCTATTGCTAA ATATTTAATAGAGAAAGGATGTAATTTAGCAGCAGTTAATTATGATGGTCAATTAGCTCTTGATATTGCTGAAAGTGTTGAAATGGAAGATATGCTGCAACAACATATAAGCAAAGCTg GCATAGACTGTGATCAAGCCAGaagcgaagaagaaagatcaATGTTAAATGATGCTAGAGCATGGCAATCAGGAGCAGCTGGCAAGGATTCAATCCATCCTAAATCAGGAGCCACTGCTCTTCATGTTGCTGCTGCTAAAGGCTATATTGATGTTATGGA AATATTACTGCAAGCTAGGTGTGATGTTAATGCTCAAGATTTTGATGGTTGGACACCTTTGCATGCTGCAGCACATTGGGGACAATTAGAAGCCTGTGAACTTCTAGTGGAAAATTTTTGTAATATGGACATTAAGAATTATGCT GATCAAACTGCATTTGACATTGCTGATTCATCTATATTATCAACCCTGGAGGAATTAAAAGCAAAACAACAGTTACTAATGAAAGACCATCCACAAATTATTAATAAGAAACAGCCAACTATACCAAAGAAACG tGTATCAACAAATAACGAAAATACTATAACTATGCAAGAATCGGTAGAAACATTTGAAGAAGAGACgccaaataaagttaaaaaggTCGAATTAGAAATTCAGTCTGATAAAGAAGATTCTAGTACTGGAACAAATAGTGATGTTG CAATTTGTATTTCTTGTAACAATGCTGCATGGACAGAAGCGACACGTGAAACAGATATGGAAGAGAGTGATGGTGAAGGTGAATCTGAGACTAGCTCAGACTCACATTCTTCCACTTACTCCAATCAATCTGATAAGTCTAACGAATCAAACCACTCTCCATGTCTTACAGATGATG aaaagaaaaatagagcaAATAGAGAAGAAACAGCCCCGCGTAATATTTCGCCTCCTATCGATGCCAATAAAGTTCCTAATCag GCTCCAATAATGCCTCCAAAACAACAGACTGATAATGAAGAAGGAGTTATACCATCTTGGCGGCGATCAGGCTCTTTTAGAAATAGGGTACAAAATACAGAAGCAACTTTGTCTTCGA GGCTTGAAGATAAGGATAAAACTATTAAATCGCCGACCATGTCAAACAAACTTAATACGGAACCTGATGTCGTATTGACAAGAACGCATAGCTTTGAAACAGATGAAAA GTTTTATGAGCAGTACTTGGCATTACGAGCTCGAATCAAGGCGTTTTCTTGCCCTACTCTCCATTGCTGCAACGCAGCTACTCCTACTCACACGAATACTACGACCCGTTCTGCATCTCTACGCGAAACCCACAG AAGAAAAGAAGCAAAATTAAACTTGGAACTCTCAAGACTGCCACAGGGAAGCAATACACTTTCACCAACAACTACATCCAAAACAATAGTGTCAAGTACACTGCCAACTACTACAGCTACAGCTACGACTGCCACAACAATAACAACTACTACAAGTCCTATTCCAACTAATCAAATACGCAG TGTTCAACCAGTGGAAGCTACAGCTACAAACAATTCAGTAGCAGTTCCTGGAACTCCCACTACACCAGGAGGGAGCAAACTAAGTCCAGGAAATATCTTCAAGAATTTCTTCAA ATCATTTGTTCCTCCTGTTCGTGATGAGGAAAGTGAAACACAAAGAAAAGCACATGCGAAAAGAGTAAGAGAAACTCGACGTTCGACTCAAGGAGTGACATTGGACGAAATCAAAAGTGCAGAACAATTAGtaaaaaagaaacaacaaaACAATGAAATTCCTTCCACAATATCTTCTACACAG CCTGCAACCACTACCAGCAATACAGCCTCGATTACAGCTACAATAACAACAGCAACTCCTACTACTGTAATTTCAAATAAACCTTCTGAAGAACTTAATTTACCTGAAAGACGACCTTCCTGGAGATTGAAAGTGGATAATGGAAGCAAG TTCCAGCTAGAAGATGCTAATAACAGAGCTACTACGCTATCTAATACAGATACCACTACAGCATATATGAGAAGACCTTCAGCGGGTACAAGTGTACCTAGACCATCATCAGCTCCGGTAGAAACTATCGCAACGAGTAGTGCAGAAACAACAGTGACATTACCACTTAGACGATCGTTAAAACAACCTGAAGATAAAG AACAAGATAAGGAAAATGATAGTAGAAATGCACAAGCTACACAAGCTGTTATACAAAGGAGACGAAGACCTAAAAGGAGATCTACTGGCGTTGTCCACGTTGATATGGAc gaaattgATCCAGAGAAACAAGACTTAACTGCTGGGGGAGATTATGATGAGTCCAAAATCAACCACAAtgag AGTGGAAATGATCGCACTGGAAGATCTAACAGGCTAGGATCTATATCATCACTATCATCAGAAGCACCTTCTATGTCAGTAAGACTAAAGTCTACAACTTCTGAAAATGGTGAATTAgattataaaaaattgtatgaagAATCTCAAGCAGAAAATGAAAGACTTAAAGAAAAGCTTAGACGGTCAGATGAACAATTAAAGGAAGCCAGAAATTTATTGGACAAAGCACAAAGTGCTCAAAATAAAACAGTTCTATCTGAAACTGAGAAAAGGGAAAGGAGAGCAATGGAAAGGAAATTGTCAGAAATGGAAGAAGAATTGAAG CAATTACAAAAGCTCAAAGCTGAAAATGAGAGATTGAAAGCCGAAAATCGGGCACTTACCCGCGTCGTATCCAAACTCACCAATACTACTAAATAG
- the LOC126920176 gene encoding protein phosphatase 1 regulatory subunit 12A-like isoform X3, whose product MSLESRSSSALFKRAEQLKRWEQSETNREPTQPRQVARKIKFSADCVFLAACAAGDKEEVVRLLQKGADINTGNVDGLTALHQACINDDLDMVEFLVEKGADINCGDNEGWTPLHATASCGFISIAKYLIEKGCNLAAVNYDGQLALDIAESVEMEDMLQQHISKAGIDCDQARSEEERSMLNDARAWQSGAAGKDSIHPKSGATALHVAAAKGYIDVMEILLQARCDVNAQDFDGWTPLHAAAHWGQLEACELLVENFCNMDIKNYADQTAFDIADSSILSTLEELKAKQQLLMKDHPQIINKKQPTIPKKRVSTNNENTITMQESVETFEEETPNKVKKVELEIQSDKEDSSTGTNSDVAICISCNNAAWTEATRETDMEESDGEGESETSSDSHSSTYSNQSDKSNESNHSPCLTDDEKKNRANREETAPRNISPPIDANKVPNQAPIMPPKQQTDNEEGVIPSWRRSGSFRNRVQNTEATLSSRLEDKDKTIKSPTMSNKLNTEPDVVLTRTHSFETDEKFYEQYLALRARIKAFSCPTLHCCNAATPTHTNTTTRSASLRETHRRKEAKLNLELSRLPQGSNTLSPTTTSKTIVSSTLPTTTATATTATTITTTTSPIPTNQIRSVQPVEATATNNSVAVPGTPTTPGGSKLSPGNIFKNFFKSFVPPVRDEESETQRKAHAKRVRETRRSTQGVTLDEIKSAEQLVKKKQQNNEIPSTISSTQPATTTSNTASITATITTATPTTVISNKPSEELNLPERRPSWRLKVDNGSKFQLEDANNRATTLSNTDTTTAYMRRPSAGTSVPRPSSAPVETIATSSAETTVTLPLRRSLKQPEDKEQDKENDSRNAQATQAVIQRRRRPKRRSTGVVHVDMDEIDPEKQDLTAGGDYDESKINHNESGNDRTGRSNRLGSISSLSSEAPSMSVRLKSTTSENGELDYKKLYEESQAENERLKEKLRRSDEQLKEARNLLDKAQSAQNKTVLSETEKRERRAMERKLSEMEEELKVMDQLKCENQRLKDENGALIRVISKLSK is encoded by the exons gCATGTATCAATGATGATCTGGATATGGTCGAATTTTTAGTGGAAAAAGGAGCTGATATCAATTGTGGAGATAATGAAGGCTGGACACCATTGCATGCAACTGCATCTTGTGGATTTATATCTATTGCTAA ATATTTAATAGAGAAAGGATGTAATTTAGCAGCAGTTAATTATGATGGTCAATTAGCTCTTGATATTGCTGAAAGTGTTGAAATGGAAGATATGCTGCAACAACATATAAGCAAAGCTg GCATAGACTGTGATCAAGCCAGaagcgaagaagaaagatcaATGTTAAATGATGCTAGAGCATGGCAATCAGGAGCAGCTGGCAAGGATTCAATCCATCCTAAATCAGGAGCCACTGCTCTTCATGTTGCTGCTGCTAAAGGCTATATTGATGTTATGGA AATATTACTGCAAGCTAGGTGTGATGTTAATGCTCAAGATTTTGATGGTTGGACACCTTTGCATGCTGCAGCACATTGGGGACAATTAGAAGCCTGTGAACTTCTAGTGGAAAATTTTTGTAATATGGACATTAAGAATTATGCT GATCAAACTGCATTTGACATTGCTGATTCATCTATATTATCAACCCTGGAGGAATTAAAAGCAAAACAACAGTTACTAATGAAAGACCATCCACAAATTATTAATAAGAAACAGCCAACTATACCAAAGAAACG tGTATCAACAAATAACGAAAATACTATAACTATGCAAGAATCGGTAGAAACATTTGAAGAAGAGACgccaaataaagttaaaaaggTCGAATTAGAAATTCAGTCTGATAAAGAAGATTCTAGTACTGGAACAAATAGTGATGTTG CAATTTGTATTTCTTGTAACAATGCTGCATGGACAGAAGCGACACGTGAAACAGATATGGAAGAGAGTGATGGTGAAGGTGAATCTGAGACTAGCTCAGACTCACATTCTTCCACTTACTCCAATCAATCTGATAAGTCTAACGAATCAAACCACTCTCCATGTCTTACAGATGATG aaaagaaaaatagagcaAATAGAGAAGAAACAGCCCCGCGTAATATTTCGCCTCCTATCGATGCCAATAAAGTTCCTAATCag GCTCCAATAATGCCTCCAAAACAACAGACTGATAATGAAGAAGGAGTTATACCATCTTGGCGGCGATCAGGCTCTTTTAGAAATAGGGTACAAAATACAGAAGCAACTTTGTCTTCGA GGCTTGAAGATAAGGATAAAACTATTAAATCGCCGACCATGTCAAACAAACTTAATACGGAACCTGATGTCGTATTGACAAGAACGCATAGCTTTGAAACAGATGAAAA GTTTTATGAGCAGTACTTGGCATTACGAGCTCGAATCAAGGCGTTTTCTTGCCCTACTCTCCATTGCTGCAACGCAGCTACTCCTACTCACACGAATACTACGACCCGTTCTGCATCTCTACGCGAAACCCACAG AAGAAAAGAAGCAAAATTAAACTTGGAACTCTCAAGACTGCCACAGGGAAGCAATACACTTTCACCAACAACTACATCCAAAACAATAGTGTCAAGTACACTGCCAACTACTACAGCTACAGCTACGACTGCCACAACAATAACAACTACTACAAGTCCTATTCCAACTAATCAAATACGCAG TGTTCAACCAGTGGAAGCTACAGCTACAAACAATTCAGTAGCAGTTCCTGGAACTCCCACTACACCAGGAGGGAGCAAACTAAGTCCAGGAAATATCTTCAAGAATTTCTTCAA ATCATTTGTTCCTCCTGTTCGTGATGAGGAAAGTGAAACACAAAGAAAAGCACATGCGAAAAGAGTAAGAGAAACTCGACGTTCGACTCAAGGAGTGACATTGGACGAAATCAAAAGTGCAGAACAATTAGtaaaaaagaaacaacaaaACAATGAAATTCCTTCCACAATATCTTCTACACAG CCTGCAACCACTACCAGCAATACAGCCTCGATTACAGCTACAATAACAACAGCAACTCCTACTACTGTAATTTCAAATAAACCTTCTGAAGAACTTAATTTACCTGAAAGACGACCTTCCTGGAGATTGAAAGTGGATAATGGAAGCAAG TTCCAGCTAGAAGATGCTAATAACAGAGCTACTACGCTATCTAATACAGATACCACTACAGCATATATGAGAAGACCTTCAGCGGGTACAAGTGTACCTAGACCATCATCAGCTCCGGTAGAAACTATCGCAACGAGTAGTGCAGAAACAACAGTGACATTACCACTTAGACGATCGTTAAAACAACCTGAAGATAAAG AACAAGATAAGGAAAATGATAGTAGAAATGCACAAGCTACACAAGCTGTTATACAAAGGAGACGAAGACCTAAAAGGAGATCTACTGGCGTTGTCCACGTTGATATGGAc gaaattgATCCAGAGAAACAAGACTTAACTGCTGGGGGAGATTATGATGAGTCCAAAATCAACCACAAtgag AGTGGAAATGATCGCACTGGAAGATCTAACAGGCTAGGATCTATATCATCACTATCATCAGAAGCACCTTCTATGTCAGTAAGACTAAAGTCTACAACTTCTGAAAATGGTGAATTAgattataaaaaattgtatgaagAATCTCAAGCAGAAAATGAAAGACTTAAAGAAAAGCTTAGACGGTCAGATGAACAATTAAAGGAAGCCAGAAATTTATTGGACAAAGCACAAAGTGCTCAAAATAAAACAGTTCTATCTGAAACTGAGAAAAGGGAAAGGAGAGCAATGGAAAGGAAATTGTCAGAAATGGAAGAAGAATTGAAG GTGATGGACCAATTGAAATGTGAAAACCAGAGGCTAAAAGATGAAAATGGTGCCTTGATAAGAGTAATCAGCAAATTATCCAAATAA